A single window of Acidobacteriota bacterium DNA harbors:
- the trmD gene encoding tRNA (guanosine(37)-N1)-methyltransferase TrmD gives MKFDVITIFPSLFNGFLKHGIIGKAIKKGIIEIELHNLRDFSMDKHKKVDDKPYGGKRGQILMLEPIYNALNSIPRKEKSIKILLSPQGNLLNHLEAVRYSGYDQIILLCGRYEGVDERVREYLIDEDVSVGDYVLSGGEIPAMVFIEAVSRLIPGVVGRQRSVNSDSFHKGLLDYPQYTTPREFKGWKVPEVLTSGNHKKISEWRLKKSLENTLKKRPELFKKIKLSNHEKKILKLIEEE, from the coding sequence ATGAAATTTGATGTAATCACTATTTTCCCATCTCTTTTTAATGGATTTCTTAAGCATGGAATCATTGGAAAAGCTATAAAGAAAGGCATAATAGAGATTGAGCTTCACAATCTGAGAGATTTCTCAATGGATAAGCATAAAAAAGTTGATGATAAGCCTTACGGAGGAAAAAGAGGACAGATTCTTATGTTAGAACCAATTTACAATGCCCTTAATTCAATACCAAGGAAAGAAAAAAGCATAAAGATTCTTCTTTCTCCCCAGGGAAATCTACTTAACCATTTGGAAGCAGTGAGATATTCAGGCTATGATCAGATTATCTTACTATGCGGAAGATATGAGGGTGTAGATGAAAGAGTGAGAGAATATCTTATTGATGAAGATGTATCGGTTGGAGATTATGTTCTCTCCGGGGGCGAAATACCTGCCATGGTCTTCATTGAAGCTGTGTCAAGGCTTATCCCAGGTGTGGTAGGCAGACAGAGGTCAGTAAATTCAGATTCTTTTCACAAAGGTCTTTTAGATTATCCACAATATACAACACCCAGAGAGTTCAAAGGATGGAAAGTCCCGGAAGTTTTAACATCAGGGAATCATAAAAAAATCTCTGAATGGAGATTAAAAAAATCCCTTGAGAATACATTAAAAAAAAGACCTGAACTTTTTAAAAAAATAAAACTTTCCAACCATGAGAAAAAAATATTAAAATTAATCGAAGAGGAATAA
- the rplS gene encoding 50S ribosomal protein L19, translated as MEKIDPINLIEKDFVEKEFPPFQPGNTIKVSIKVKEGEKERLQVFQGVVIAIRGKGTGKTITVRKISFGVGVERIFPIYSNIIKKIEVVKRARVRRAKLYYLRKLRGKSARLKEEIS; from the coding sequence ATGGAAAAAATAGATCCAATTAATCTCATTGAAAAAGATTTTGTAGAAAAAGAATTTCCTCCATTCCAGCCAGGAAATACGATAAAAGTTTCGATAAAAGTAAAAGAAGGGGAAAAAGAAAGACTCCAGGTTTTCCAAGGCGTTGTAATAGCTATCAGGGGTAAAGGCACGGGGAAAACGATAACAGTCAGAAAAATCTCTTTTGGAGTCGGAGTTGAAAGGATTTTCCCGATCTACTCAAACATCATAAAGAAAATCGAAGTGGTAAAGAGAGCCAGGGTTAGAAGAGCCAAACTTTACTATTTAAGAAAATTAAGGGGAAAATCAGCAAGATTAAAGGAGGAAATCTCATAG